The genomic segment CCGCGCCGATCAGCGCCAGCGGACTGACGTAACTGCCGAGCAATGCCTGCCACCAGCCGTTCAGGAGGGTGGGGTGCGTGATCACCTCGGCCGCGCCGTGCCCGACGACGATCAGGCTGAGGGTCAGGTACACGGCCACGATGCCCACCGCGATCCCGATGGCCTCCTTGAAGCCCTTGAGGAACACGGCGGCCAGCAGCGCGATGAGGCCCAGCGTGAGGGGCACCTCCAGGCCCTCCAGCGTGGATTTCAGGAAGGGGTTCTCGATCAGGTGCGCGGTGGCGTCCGCGGCGGACAGCGTCATGGTGATGACGAAGCCCGTGGCGACGAAGCCCAGCAGGGCCAGCACGAGCAGTTTGCTGGGCCAGTAGTTCAGCAGCTTTTCCAGCATGCTCAGGCTGCCGTCCCCGTGCGGGCTTTCCTGCGCCACGCGGCGGTACATGGGCAGCGCGCCCAGCAGCGTGACCAGCACGAGCACCAGCGTCGCCACGGGGGACAGCGCCCCGGCGGCCAGTGCCGCGATGCCCGGCTGGTACCCCAGCGTGCTGAAGTAGTCCACGCCGGTCAGGCACATGACCTTCCACCAGGGCTGCGTGTGGTGCTGGGCCTGCACCTCCTGTTCCTGTTCGTAGAAGCCTTCCGGTTCGGGCTGGCCGGTCTCGAGGAACCAGCGCATGAACGGCGATTGATCCGGGGATGGGGTCACAAGGTGGAGTGTACGCGCCGCCCCCACCACCGGTTCCAGGCCCCGTGATCCGGGTGTTCCTTCACGTCAGGTGCGGGGTCAGATTCACGCCGGTCAGCACCGCCGTGTGGCTGCCCCGGTCCAGGCGCACGGTGGCGAAGGCGGTGTCGCCGAACTCGAACCACCCGCGCGAGGCGCCGAGCAGTTCCCGAAGCAGGCTGTTCCCGAAGCCCCCGTGCGTGACGAGCAGTGCGCGCTGCCCTCCCCCGTTCCATACGAGTTCCAGCGCGTGCAGGGCGCGGGCGCGGATGGCCGCCTGACTCTCGCCCCCGTCGGCGGTGAAGGGGTCGAGGTCGTGCCGGAACGCGGGGATGGGATAGCGCGCCAGGGCCTCCTCGCGGCACAGTCCGGCCAGGGGGCCGTTGTCCCATTCCCGCAGGAGGTCGGTGGGGGTCAGCGGCACGCCCAGCGCGACCGTGACGATGCGGGCGGTGCCGTGCGCCCGCTGGAGCGTGGAGGTGTAGGCCCGGTCGAAGCCCGGCGGGTGCGCCTGCCAGTACGCGGCCAGCGCCGCCGCCTGCGCCTCCCCGGCCGGGGTCAGGGGGCTGTCGTAGCGGCCCTCGTGCACGTTCTCGTCGTCGGCGCGGCTGCGGCCGTGACGCAGGACCGTCAGGTGCAGCTCGCCCCTCACGCGGTCCTCGTGGCGAGCAGCACGCACTCGCGGCGGCTGACCTGCACCTCGCAGGCGTGCAGGTGCGGGTGGGCGAACGCGGCGTCGCGCAGCGGGTCGCCCGCGTGCCACTGGTCGTCCAGCCCGGCGCGGGGCGTGAGGTTGTCCAGAATCAGCGTCCCGCCGGGCCGCAGGGCACGCACGACGGCGGGCAGGGCGTCCGGGGTTTTCGCAGCGGCGCAGTCGGCGAAGATCAGGTCGAACGGCCCCGCGGGCAGCGCGTCCTGCCAGTCCCCGACGAGCACGCGGGCGCGCGGGTCCGTCCGCAACGCCGCCCACGCCCCCTGCGCGCAGTCCTGATCGGCCTCGACGCTCAGCAGCCGCCCGGAGTCCGGCAGGCCCGACAGCAGCCACGCCGCGCCCACGCCCAGCCCCGTGCCGAGTTCCAGCACGCGCCCAGCGGGCCGCGCCGCCGCCAGGATGCGCAGCAGCGCCCCGACCTCCGGCGAGCAGGACCGCGTGAAGCCCGCCGCGTGCGCCGCGCCCAGCGCCGAGCGGACCAGCGGCGGCACCTCCAGGTGGGCTGGCGTCTGCCCGCACGCCGCAAGGCCCTGCCGCAGCTGGTGGTCGTCCGCCCACGGCAGCGAGCGGGGATTCACCCACGCGACCGGGCGGCCCTCCGGGCTGGGCTCCAGGCGGGTCAGGCGCAGCGGCACGCACATGCTCTCGACGCCACTGACGCCCACGAGCGGGAACGGGTCGCCCGCGACCTCGGCATGCGCGCCCGCCTCCTCCCACGCCTCGCGGGCCGCCGCCTGCCCGGGCGTCTCGCCGGGGTGGATGCCGCCGCCCGGCAGCGTCCAGCCGCCCCGCTCCAGGCCCGTCATCAGCACGAAGCCGTCCTCCCGTTCGATCCACGCGCAGGCACGGCCCACCCGGTCCAGGCCGGGGGACAGGTCCACGAAGGCCGGGCGGGTCATGCCAGCACCGCCAGCGCATCAGCCAGTGGGGCGCGCTGGTCGCGCAGGGCCGCCAGGGTGCCCGCCGCGTGCAGCGCCTCCGCGAAGGTCACGTCCTGCGGGTGCAGCGCGTCGAAACTGTCCAGCACCACCCGGTTGCCACCGGCCTGAAGTTCGTCCAGCAGGGCGTGCAGCATCAACCGCAACGCCGCGCGCTGCACGTCCGCCGGGGCGCGCTCCACGCGGATGCGCTTACGGGACACGTAAGGGTCGTCCGTCAGCAGGTGCGTGCAGCCCGCCCACGGATCTGCTGCCGCGTACGCCACCCCACGCAGGCCACTCATGGCGATCGCCCCGGCGCACTGCGGGCAGGGCTGCACGGTCGTCAGCACCGTCCAGCCGTAACAGTCCGGGCGGGGCGCGCCTTGCAGGGCCAGCAGCGCGTTGATCTCCGCGTGCGCCAGGTCTGAGCCGCTGATCACGCCCGCCACGCCGCGCGGCTCATTCAGGCGGTTGCGGCCCCGCGCGATCACGGTCCCGGCGGCGTCGATCACGCACGCGCCGATGGGCAGCGACCCCGCCACGTACGCGTCCCACGCCTCCGACAGGGCCGCGTGCCAGCCCGGCGAGGATACGCCGATCAACGCGACGCCGGTCACTGCGGCCCCGGTCACTGCGGCCACGCGCCGAGCACCTGCCGCAGGGCCACGATCTTCCCCAGATGGTACGCGGTGTGCACGGCCAGCCCGCTCAGGATGTCGGCCATGCTCTCGCCGGGATTGACGTCCGCGTGCAGCTTCTCCGGCGACTCCGTCCACGCCAGCGCCCGCGCCTGCCCGGCCAGGAAGTCCTCGACGAGCGCGTTCCACTCGGCCAGATCGTGCGGTGGGCGTTCGGGGTAGCGCCGCCCGGCCTGCCACGTCTTCTCGTACAGGGCCTCGTCGCGGTCGACCATGATGGTCTGCCACAGCGCCGCGTGCCACAGTTCGTCGTAGATGGAGTGCGTCTGCGCGGAGGGCCGCGCGGTGACCTGTTCCAGCGTCAGGCCGGACAGCAGCGCGCGGCGGTCCGCGAACTCCCCGTGAAAGAGGTGCTCCCACCTATTCACTCCGCCCTCCGACAACATTCCTGGCTTCGCTGAATGGGTACAGGCGCATCGTCGAGCCTGGTGGCAACGTGAATTCGCCCAGCAAGGCGAGCACGAAGCCACGAACGTCCTCCACCCGGTACTGCCAGCTCTCTTCAATGTCGACGTCAACGTTCATGACGCCCATCCCGGCCCCGGCTCCGGACACCTCTCCTATGCCTTCCGAGACTAGCCTGGAATGCAGCGTGTCCTCGATCTCCTCTCGCTCATCCATGCCGAAAGCGGCTGTCATCGGGAACACGAGTTCGATGAATTCGACATGCTCACCATTCACAGTTCGCCCCGGTTCTTCTCGATCAGGTCGTCGAGTGCCTCGCGCAGCAGGCTGGCCTCGGTGCGGCCCAGCGCGCCGCTCAGTTTGGCGAGGCGTTCGAGCTGGCTCTTGGGGTAGTAGTTGCTTTTCAGGACCATCTTGCTTTCCACGTAGATGCAGGCGCGCCCGCGGCCCTCGCGTTTGGCGCGGATCATGGCCTCGTCGGCGGCGCGTTTGAGGTCGTCGTAGGTGCTGGCGTGCGCGGGGCGGGCGGCCAGTCCGACGCTGAGGCCCAGGCCGCGCGGCCACTGCGGGTCGCGGTGGATGTGGAAGTGCTTGATGACCTCGTCCAGGAGGATCAGGGCGGTCTCGGCGGCCGTCTCGGGGAGGATGGCGGCGTACTCGTCCCCGCCGATGCGCCCGATGACGCTGCCGGTGGGGAGGCTGCCGGACAGCAGGCGTTCCACGCCGCGCAGCACGCGGTCGCCCTCGCTGTGCCCCAGGGAGTCGTTGAGGGTCTTGAAGTGGTCGAGGTCGAGGACCGCCAGGGTCAGGGGCGCGCCCTGGAGGGCATCGAAGGCGGTTTCGAAGTCGGCGCGGGTCAGGATGGTGGGGCGCGGCATGGGTGAGGGTCCTCCTCGGGAGCGAGAGGTGGGAAGTGAAGCGTATGTTCCCCTAACATATATATGTTCAAGGATGTATGTGGCAAGCGGATACGTGGATTGCGCGTGCTGGCGCACCTTGAGCGCACTACGCTCAGATTGTCGGATTCCCAAGTTTGACATTTCTTCCAGTGCGGTCCTATTCTTGCGTGCGGAACGGCAAAAAGCCGGTGACCCCGGCCCCCTGCCGAGGCCCAACCCACTCTCAAGGAGGACACAACATGCTGAAACCCCTAGGTGACCGCGTTCTGGTTGAAATCATCGAGGAAGCCGAGCAGAAAACCGCCGGCGGCCTGTACGTCCCCGACAGCGCCAAAGAGAAGAGCCAGCGCGGCAAGGTCATCGCCGTCGGCAGCGGCAAACTGCTCGACAACGGCACCCGCGTGGCGCTGGACGTCAAGGAAGGCGACACCGTGTACTTCGCCAAGTACGGCGGGACCGAAGTCAGCCTCGAAGGCCGCAACTACAGCATCCTCGCCGAACGCGACATCCTCGCCATCGTCGAGTAAAGCGCCCACCGACTGAGCACCCCTCAGTCCGCTGCGCTGACCGCTCCCCGCACAGGGGAGCCACCCCCCTCCCCCCACTCTGAGCGCCCCGCCGCTCACTACAAAGGAGCAACACCATGGCTAAACAGCTCGTGTTCGATGAACAGGCCCGCCGCGCCCTCGAGCGTGGCGTCAACGCCGTCGCCAACGCCGTCAAAGTCACCCTCGGGCCCCGCGGCCGCAACGTCGTCATCGAGAAGAAATTCGGCAGCCCCACCATCACCAAGGACGGCGTCACCGTCGCCAAGGAAGTCGAACTCGAAGACAAACTCGAGAACATCGGCGCGCAGCTGCTGAAAGAAGTCGCCAGCAAGACCAACGACATCACCGGTGACGGCACCACCACCGCCACCGTCCTCGGCCAGGCCGTCGTGAAAGAAGGCCTGCGCAACGTCGCCGCCGGCGCCAACCCCCTCGCCCTGAAGCGCGGCATCGACAAGGCCGTCCTGGCCGCCATCGAAGAAATCAAGAAGCTCGCCGTGCCCGTCGAGGACAGCGAAGCCATCAAGAAAGTCGCGGGCATCAGCGCCAACGACGAGCAGGTCGGTCAGGAAATCGCTTCCGCGATGGACAAGGTCGGCAAGGAAGGCGTCATCACCATCGAAGAAAGCAAAGGGTTCGACACCGAAGTGGACGTCGTCGAAGGCATGCAGTTCGACAAGGGCTTCATCAACCCCTACTTCATTACCAACCCCGAGAAGATGGAAGCCGTCCTCGAAGACGCCTACATCCTCATCAACGAGAAGAAGGTCAGCAACCTCAAGGACATGCTGCCCATCCTCGAAAAAGTCGCCCAGACCGGCCGGCCCCTCCTGATCATCGCCGAGGACGTCGAAGGCGAAGCCCTCGCCACCCTGGTCGTCAACAAGCTGCGCGGCACCCTGAACATCGCCGCCGTCAAAGCCCCCGGCTTCGGCGACCGCCGCAAGGAAATGCTGCGCGACATCGCCGCCGTCACCGGCGGGGAAGTCGTCAGCGAAGACCTCGGCCACAAGCTCGAGAACGTCACCATGGACATGCTCGGCCGCGCCGCCCGCATCCGCATCACCAAAGACGAAACCACCATCGTGGACGGCAAAGGTGAGCAGAGCGCCATCGACGCCCGCGTCAACGCCATCAAGGGCGAACTCGACACCACCGACAGCGACTACGCCAAGGAAAAACTCCAGGAGCGCCTCGCCAAGCTCGCCGGCGGCGTGGCCGTCATCCGCGTCGGCGCCGCCACCGAAACCGAACTGAAAGAGAAGAAGCACCGCTACGAGGACGCCCTCAGCACCGCGCGCAGCGCCGTGGAAGAAGGCATCGTCGCGGGCGGCGGCACCACCCTGCTGCGCGTCATCCCCGCCGTGCGCAAAGCCGCCGAAGCCCTCACCGGCGACGAAGCCACCGGTGCCCGCATCCTGATCCGCGCGCTCGAAGAGCCCGCCCGTCAGATCGCCGCGAACGCCGGTGAAGAAGGCAGCGTCATCGTGAACGCCGTCATCAACAGCGACAAGCCCCGCTTCGGCTTCAACGCCGCCACCGGCGAGTACGTCGACGACATGGTCGCCGCCGGCATCGTCGACCCCGCCAAGGTCACCCGCACCGCGCTGCAGAACGCCGCCAGCATCGGCGCGCTGATCCTCACCACCGAAGCCATCGTCAGCGACAAGCCCGAGAAGGCCGCCCCCGCACCCGCCGGCGGCCCCGACATGGGCGGCATGGACTTCTAAAAAAGGTCAGAGTTGACCGTCGGGTAATTGATGGTCAATCAGGGAAGCCGGAGCATGACGCTCCGGCTTTCTTCTATGGGATGCGGCCAAAGAGCTCTTACCGTGCCTGGGGACGAAAGCCTGCGGATCGCTCTTTACGGTAAGGGCATGGGATTCATCGTGCTGCTCCCGGTACTTTTCCTGCTGGTCATCGGTGCTGGGGTGCTGTTGGCTCTGGCGACAGCGGCGCATGTCCGGAAACGAAATCCGGTGTACACGGGCGCGTGGGTGGGGGCCGGGGTGGTGTCCACTCTGGCGCTGGCGTTTTCGCTGATCATGTTTTTTTCGGTGGGGCAGGCAGCGATGCTGATGGGGGAGCATTGGATTTCTACAAGACGCCTCTGGGCGGAGGTTTCTATCTGGCGAGCATCGATTCTGATCGGGAGTTACCGCTCGGACTTGAGCACCGGGATGGGTACGAGAGGTTGCCTCGGAACGGGAGCATGACCGTGACGGGGCTGGCTTGCGTTGAGGGTCGGACGTTCCTGCAGTTCAAGAACGGGGAGAGGTTCGGGCGTGTTGATGTGCCGGGGCGTCGGCTGGAAGTGCTGACGGCAGCGGCTCTGCCCGTCGCGGCGGAGGGCCAGAGCTTCTGGTTGAACAAGGCCGCCTTCAGAGCCACCTCGTGCGCTGATGTGAAGGCTTCTGCGGTTGATCAGGTGCGCAATGCGCTGCTGTTGCTCGCGGGGCCACTGGTCAGCCTGGGGTGCCTGATCTGGTTGTGGGTGTGGGGGCGGCGATTACCGAATGCTCGGGTGCAACAGGAAGCCGACTGGTGAGAAGGCAAACCCAGATTTATCCGCCAAACTGATTTACTTTTTCAACCATTCGCGCTAGCCTGTGCCCATGAAGAAGATCGGGTTTCTCTCGTTTGGGCACTGGAATCCGTCCCCGCAGTCCGGCACGCGCTCGGCGGCGGATGTGCTACACCAGACCATCGATCTGGCGGTCGCCGCCGAGGAGCTGGGCGCGGACGGCGCGTACGTGCGGGTGCATCACTTCGCGCAGCAGCTGGGCTCGCCGTTCCCGCTGCTGGCCGCGATGGGCGCAAAAACGAAGACCATCGAGCTGGGCACGGGCGTGATCGACATGCGCTACGAGAACCCGCTCTACATGGCCGAGGACGCCGGTTCCGCCGACCTGATCTCCGGCGGGCGCTTGCAGCTGGGCATCAGCCGGGGCTCGCCGGAACAGGTGATCGACGGGTGGCGGCACTTCGGGTACGCGCCCGCCCCCGGCGAGACCGAGGCGGACATGGCGCGGCGGCACGCCGAGGTGTTCCTCGACGTGATCGAGGGCAAGGGTTTCGCGCAGCCGAACCCCCGCCCGATGTTCCCGAACCCGCCGGGCCTGCTGCGCCTGGAGCCGTACTCGGCGGGCCTGCGCGACCGCATCTGGTGGGGTGCGGCGTCGAACGCCACTGCCGAGTGGGCGGCAAAGATGGGCATGAACCTCCAGAGTTCCACTCTGAAAGTCGACGAGAACGGCAAGCCCTTCCACGTGCAGCAGGCCGAGCAGATCCGCGCGTACCGCGCCGCGTGGAAGGACGCCGGGCACACCCGCGAGGGGCGCGTGTCCGTCAGCCGCAGCATCTTCGCCCTGGTGAACGACCAGGACCGCATGTACTTCGGCCGGCAGGGCGGGCAGGACCAGTTCGGCGTGATCGACCAGTACCGCGCGGTGTTCGGCCGCAGTTACGCCGACGAACCCGACCGCCTGATCGAGCAACTGCGGCAGGACGAGGCCATCGCCGAAGCCGACACCCTCCTGCTGACCGTCCCGAACCAGCTGGGCGTGGACTACAACGCGCACCTGATCGAGAGCATCCTCACGCACGTCGCGCCGGGTCTCGGCTGGCGCTGACCTCCGCCACTCCGGCTCTATCCGCCCGCTTTCGTCCGTGCCTTTCTGGGTCTGGGCGGGGCGGGCGGTTTCCCGAATGCGCTGGCGCTGACCTGCCCCCAGTACTTCGCGTGCACGCGCAGGTCCAGCGGGGTGAGGCTCGCGGCGAACACGGGCTCCGGCCACACCTGCACCGTGAATCCCTCTGCTTCCAGTGCGGCCACGATGGCCGTGAAGCGCGGGCTGGGGCTGGGCG from the Deinococcus sedimenti genome contains:
- a CDS encoding histidine phosphatase family protein encodes the protein MRGELHLTVLRHGRSRADDENVHEGRYDSPLTPAGEAQAAALAAYWQAHPPGFDRAYTSTLQRAHGTARIVTVALGVPLTPTDLLREWDNGPLAGLCREEALARYPIPAFRHDLDPFTADGGESQAAIRARALHALELVWNGGGQRALLVTHGGFGNSLLRELLGASRGWFEFGDTAFATVRLDRGSHTAVLTGVNLTPHLT
- a CDS encoding NUDIX domain-containing protein → MTRPAFVDLSPGLDRVGRACAWIEREDGFVLMTGLERGGWTLPGGGIHPGETPGQAAAREAWEEAGAHAEVAGDPFPLVGVSGVESMCVPLRLTRLEPSPEGRPVAWVNPRSLPWADDHQLRQGLAACGQTPAHLEVPPLVRSALGAAHAAGFTRSCSPEVGALLRILAAARPAGRVLELGTGLGVGAAWLLSGLPDSGRLLSVEADQDCAQGAWAALRTDPRARVLVGDWQDALPAGPFDLIFADCAAAKTPDALPAVVRALRPGGTLILDNLTPRAGLDDQWHAGDPLRDAAFAHPHLHACEVQVSRRECVLLATRTA
- a CDS encoding nucleoside deaminase — translated: MTGAAVTGVALIGVSSPGWHAALSEAWDAYVAGSLPIGACVIDAAGTVIARGRNRLNEPRGVAGVISGSDLAHAEINALLALQGAPRPDCYGWTVLTTVQPCPQCAGAIAMSGLRGVAYAAADPWAGCTHLLTDDPYVSRKRIRVERAPADVQRAALRLMLHALLDELQAGGNRVVLDSFDALHPQDVTFAEALHAAGTLAALRDQRAPLADALAVLA
- a CDS encoding DinB family protein is translated as MNRWEHLFHGEFADRRALLSGLTLEQVTARPSAQTHSIYDELWHAALWQTIMVDRDEALYEKTWQAGRRYPERPPHDLAEWNALVEDFLAGQARALAWTESPEKLHADVNPGESMADILSGLAVHTAYHLGKIVALRQVLGAWPQ
- a CDS encoding GGDEF domain-containing protein yields the protein MPRPTILTRADFETAFDALQGAPLTLAVLDLDHFKTLNDSLGHSEGDRVLRGVERLLSGSLPTGSVIGRIGGDEYAAILPETAAETALILLDEVIKHFHIHRDPQWPRGLGLSVGLAARPAHASTYDDLKRAADEAMIRAKREGRGRACIYVESKMVLKSNYYPKSQLERLAKLSGALGRTEASLLREALDDLIEKNRGEL
- the groES gene encoding co-chaperone GroES, with the protein product MLKPLGDRVLVEIIEEAEQKTAGGLYVPDSAKEKSQRGKVIAVGSGKLLDNGTRVALDVKEGDTVYFAKYGGTEVSLEGRNYSILAERDILAIVE
- the groL gene encoding chaperonin GroEL (60 kDa chaperone family; promotes refolding of misfolded polypeptides especially under stressful conditions; forms two stacked rings of heptamers to form a barrel-shaped 14mer; ends can be capped by GroES; misfolded proteins enter the barrel where they are refolded when GroES binds) — translated: MAKQLVFDEQARRALERGVNAVANAVKVTLGPRGRNVVIEKKFGSPTITKDGVTVAKEVELEDKLENIGAQLLKEVASKTNDITGDGTTTATVLGQAVVKEGLRNVAAGANPLALKRGIDKAVLAAIEEIKKLAVPVEDSEAIKKVAGISANDEQVGQEIASAMDKVGKEGVITIEESKGFDTEVDVVEGMQFDKGFINPYFITNPEKMEAVLEDAYILINEKKVSNLKDMLPILEKVAQTGRPLLIIAEDVEGEALATLVVNKLRGTLNIAAVKAPGFGDRRKEMLRDIAAVTGGEVVSEDLGHKLENVTMDMLGRAARIRITKDETTIVDGKGEQSAIDARVNAIKGELDTTDSDYAKEKLQERLAKLAGGVAVIRVGAATETELKEKKHRYEDALSTARSAVEEGIVAGGGTTLLRVIPAVRKAAEALTGDEATGARILIRALEEPARQIAANAGEEGSVIVNAVINSDKPRFGFNAATGEYVDDMVAAGIVDPAKVTRTALQNAASIGALILTTEAIVSDKPEKAAPAPAGGPDMGGMDF
- a CDS encoding LLM class flavin-dependent oxidoreductase; amino-acid sequence: MKKIGFLSFGHWNPSPQSGTRSAADVLHQTIDLAVAAEELGADGAYVRVHHFAQQLGSPFPLLAAMGAKTKTIELGTGVIDMRYENPLYMAEDAGSADLISGGRLQLGISRGSPEQVIDGWRHFGYAPAPGETEADMARRHAEVFLDVIEGKGFAQPNPRPMFPNPPGLLRLEPYSAGLRDRIWWGAASNATAEWAAKMGMNLQSSTLKVDENGKPFHVQQAEQIRAYRAAWKDAGHTREGRVSVSRSIFALVNDQDRMYFGRQGGQDQFGVIDQYRAVFGRSYADEPDRLIEQLRQDEAIAEADTLLLTVPNQLGVDYNAHLIESILTHVAPGLGWR